A portion of the Anser cygnoides isolate HZ-2024a breed goose chromosome 25, Taihu_goose_T2T_genome, whole genome shotgun sequence genome contains these proteins:
- the CFAP276 gene encoding cilia- and flagella-associated protein 276, giving the protein MAGGGAASPPGPPRPWSRLHATPARCTRDHGAPRQPQRPPEPSPRCWVSPRKESVHSIQGGIECPHSAATNSGYSRKADGGFFSP; this is encoded by the exons atggcgggcggcggcgccgcgtccccgccgggccccccccggccttgGAGCCGCCTCCACGCCACGCCCGCGCGGTGCACCCGGGACCACGG GGCCCCCCGGCAGCCGCAGCGGCCCCCGGAGCCCTCCCCGCGGTGCTGGGTGAGCCCCAGGAAGGAGTCGGTGCACAGCATCCAGGGGGGCATCG AGTGCCCGCACAGCGCGGCCACCAACAGCGGCTACTCGCGCAAGGCGGACGGCGGCTTCTTCTCCCCGtag